Genomic DNA from Haloplanus sp. HW8-1:
CGCCCCTGGCGATCGCTGCGGCCGTCATTCGAGTGGGGTCTGTTGTCACGAGTCGAACTCCCGAACGGGCGAACAAAAATGGTTCTCCCTCGAGGGCGGATCCGCGGGGACGTCCGTCGGGGCCTCCGGGGCGTGTCGACCGCCCACGTACCGGCCGCCGTTCGGAAGATATTTGTATCGAGATAGGCTGTGTTCGTACAATGGACCGGACGACCCCCTCGTCCGCACTCGTCCGCCCCACCCTCGCAGTCCGGCGACCGCGACGACAGGGCCGTTAGGCCCACCTATCACTCCACTCCACCGGCAGTTTCGTTCTCCCTTTCCCACCGATCGACTCCACGAGCGTCCAGTTTTCCGTTTTATTCCAACAACGAAAGCATAGAATTTAAGTCTCCGAGGGCCGGATACGTCGATAATGACACGTGTGGCACTCGCGTTCTCCGGCGGACTCGACACGACAGTATGCGTCCCGCTCCTCGAAGAGGAGTGGGGGTACGACGAGGTGGTCGGCGTGACGGTCGACGTCGGCCAGCCCGAGGCGGAGTTCGCCGAGGCCGAGGAGACGGCCGAGGCGCTGGATCTGGAACACTACGTCGTCGACGCGAAGGCGGAGTTCGCGGCGCAGTGTCTCGACTCCGTGCGCGCGAACGCCACGTACCAGGGGTATCCGCTCGGGACGGCGCTGGCGCGGCCAGTCATCGCCGAGGCCATCCTCGACGTGGCCAAAGAGCAGGACTGCGATGCCGTCGCCCACGGCTGTACGGGCAAGGGTAACGACCAGTTGCGCTTCGAGGCCGTCTGGCGCGCGTCGGACCTCGACGTGATCGCGCCCGTGCGCGAACTCGGCCTGACCCGCGAGTGGGAGATCGAGTACGCCGACGAGAAGAATTTACCAGTTGAGGGCGGCAACGAGGGGGTCTGGAGCATCGACACGAACCTCTGGAGTCGGTCGATCGAGGGCGGCGACCTCGAACAGCCCGGTCACGTGCCGGGCGAGGAGATCTACGACTGGACGCGCTCGCCCGCGGGCGACAGCGAGGAGATCGAACTCACCTTCGAGAACGGCTACCCCGTCGCCGTCGACGGCGAGGAGATGGCCCCGATCGCGCTCATCGAACATCTCAACGAGGTGGCCGGCGAGTACGGCGTCGGGCGCACGGACATGATGGAGGATCGGATGCTCGGGCTGAAGGTGCGGGAAAACTACGAACACCCGGCGGCGACGACGCTCCTGAACGCCCACGAGACCCTCGAAAGCCTCGTACTCACGAAGGAGGAGCGCGACTTCAAGACACTCGTCGACGACGAGTGGTCACAGAAGGGATACGAGGGGTTGGTCGACGCGCCGCTGATGGACGCCCTGGAGGGGTTCATCGACGCGACCCAGCACCGCGTCACCGGCACGGTGACGATCCGGTTCGAGGGGGGCCAGGCCCGCCCGGTCGGCCGCGACAGCGAGTACGCGGTGTACGACGAGGCCTTCGCCTCCTTCAACACGGAGGACGTGGGCGATATCACACAGGCGGACGCGACGGGCGTGGCGAAGTACCACGGCTTCCAGGAGCGTCTCGCCGCGAAAGTGCTCGCGAAGGCGAAGGGTGACGGAACCGAAGCGGTGACCGACGGCGCGGCCTGGAGCGAGGAGTGATGCACGTCGGACTGCTGTACTCGCGGATCAGGCGCGACGAAAAGCTCCTGCTCTCGGAGCTTCGGGACCGCGACCACGAGGTGACGAAAATCGACGTCCGGAAGGAGCGGTTCAACATCGGCGAGGCGCCCGCGGCGTTCGACGACATCGATCTGGCGATCGATCGCTGTCTGGCGACGAGTCGGAGCAAGTACGTGACGCGCTTTCTCGACGCCTACGGCGTGCCCGTGATCAACGCCGCGGATACCGCCGAACTGTGTGCGGACAAGGTGAAAAACAGCCTCGTACTGGAGGACGCGGGCGTGCCGACGCCGAACACCGACGTCGCCTTCACCACCGACAGCGCACTGGAGTCCATCGAGGACTTCGGGTACCCCTGTGTGCTCAAGCCCGTGATCGGGTCGTGGGGGCGGCTGATGGCCAAGGTGGACAGCCGGAGCGCCGCCGAGGCGATCCTCGAACACAAGGCCACGCTCGGCCACTACGAACACAAGGTGTTCTACATTCAGGAGTTCGTCGAGAAGCCGGGGCGTGACATCCGCGTCGTCGCCACCGACGGCGAGCCGGTCGCCGCGATGACGCGCAGTTCGGACCACTGGCTCACCAACGCTGCGAAGGGCGGCGAGGTCGACGAGTTCGAGGTCGACGACGAGGTGGCGGCGTTGGTGGAACGCGCCTCCGACGCCGTCGGGGGCGGCCTACTGGGCGTCGACCTGATGGAGACGGGCGACTCCTACACCGTCCACGAGGTGAACCACACGGTGGAGTTCAAGGCGCTCGACTCCTGTGTCGACTTCGACGTGCCCGCACGGATCGTCAACTGGCTGGAGACCAAAGCGGAGACGGAGGAAGCGACCGCATGACCCACACCGCGAGCGTCGTCGGCGCCAGCGGCTTCACCGGCGGCGAACTCCTCCGCCTGCTCGACGGCCACCCCGAGTTCGAGGTGGTCCAGGCGACCAGTCGGAGCTACGAGCGCAAGACGATCGGTCACCAGCATCCCAACCTCCGGGGGATGGACCTCCGCTTTACCTCGCCCGACGACCTCGACTCGGTGGACGTCCTCTTCGCCGCGACGCCCCACGGCGTCTCGATGGAGCGCATCGACGCCTTCCGGGACGCCGCGGACACCGTCGTCGATCTGAGCGCCGACTTCCGCCTCGCCACCGAGGGGCAGTACGACGAGTGGTACGACGGCCACGACCGGCCGGAACTGCTCGCCGAGGCGGAGTACGCCCTGCCGGAGATCAACCGCGAGAACCTCCGCGGGGCGGAGCTGATCGCCTCCGGTGGCTGTAACGCGACGGCGACGATCCTGGGGCTGAAGCCCCTCTTCGACGCCGGCATCCTCGCCGGCGACGAGCGGGTGGTCGTCGACGTGAAGGTCGGCTCCTCGGAGGGCGGCGCCGGCGGCGGCGCGGCCTCCTCACACCCCGAGCGATCGGGGATCGTCCGCCCCTACGCCCCGACCGGCCACCGCCACGAGGCCGAAATCGAGCAGTTCCTCGGGCTCTCGGTGTCCTTCACCGTCCACGCGGTGGACATGACCCGCGGCGCCGCCGCGACCTGTCACGTCTTCCCCGACGATCCGGTACGGAAGAAGGACCTGTGGAGCGCCTACCGCGAGAGCTACGGCGACGAACCGTTCATGCGCACCGTCGCCGGCGGTGGCGGCGTCTACCGCTACCCCGAACCGAAGGCGGTGGCGGGCACCAACCACGCGGAGGTGGGCTTCGAGATCGATCCCGGCAACGAGCGGGTAGTGGTGTTCTCGGCCATCGACAACATGATGAAGGGCTCGGCGGGACAGGCGGTCCACGCCGCGAACATCGCCCTCGGCATCGAGGAGACGGCCGGACTGGAGTTCCAGGGACTCCACCCGGTGGGGGCACCCTGACATGACTTCGGGACCCCCTCGCCACCGGAGGTGGCTCGCGTGACCGTCGTCGTCAAGATCGGTGGCGCGAAAGCCGTCGACCCGGCGGACGCGGTCACGGACGTCGCGGACCTCGTCGCCGACGGCGAACCCGTCGTCGTCGTCCACGGCGGGTCGACCGCGGTCGACGACCTGCTGGACCGCCTCGACATCGACCCGACGTACGTCGAGACGCCGGACGGCGTCGTCGGGCGGTTCACCGACGAGGCGACGATGGAGGCGTTCACGATGGCGATGAGCAAGGTGAACACCGACCTCGTCGCGACGCTCCGGGCGGCCGGGGTCGACGCAGTCGGGCTCTCGGGGGTCGACGGCGGCCTCGTCACCGGCGCCCGGAAATCCGCGGTGCGAGTGATAGAGGACGGCAAGAAGAAGATCAAGCGCGGGGACCACTCGGGACGGATCGAGTCGGTGAACGCCGAACTGCTCGAAACACTGCTGGCGGACGGCTACACCCCCGTCACCGGGCCCCCGATGCTCGCCGACGACGGCGTGCCGGTGAACACGGACGCCGACCGCGCGGCTGCGGCCGTCGCCGGTGCGCTTGGCGCGACGCTCGTCGTCCTCACGGACGTGGCGGGCGTCTACGCCGAGCCCGACGATCCGTCGACGCTGATCGACGCGGTGACGACCCCCGCGGAGTACGACGCGCTCACCGACGCCGCGGAGGGGTTCATGACCAAGAAAGTGATGGCGGCGACGGAGGCCCTGGAGACGGGCGCGTCCGAAGTGATCGTCGCCGACGCCAACGCCGAGGCGCCCGTGACGGGCGCCCTCGGCGGTGGCGGCACACACGTGTACGCGAGCGCACTGGAGAGGGAGGACACATGAGCGGATTCGTCTTTTCGGAGAAACCGATCGGCATCGAGCGCGGCGAGGGGGCGACCCTCTACGCCGACGATGGAACCGAGTATCTGGACTTCGGCGCGAGTTACGCCGTCGCGTCCGTGGGTCACTGTCACCCGCGGGTCGTCGACGCCATCAAGTCGCAGGTCGAGGACCTGCTGTACGTACAGGCGTCCTACCCCGTCGAGGCGCGGACGGAACTGTACGAGAAACTGGCGACGGTGTCGCCACCGGGGCTGGAGAACGTCTGGCTCTGTAACTCCGGTACCGAGGCCAACGAGGCGGCGATGAAGTTCGCCCGCAACGCCACGGGGCGGTCGAAGATCGTCGCCACCCGTCGGGGCTTCCACGGTCGCACCCTCGGCGCCCTGGCGATGACCTGGAAGGACAAGTACAAGAAGCCGTTCGAACCCCTCGCCGGCGGGATCGAGTTCGTCTCCTACGGCGACGGCGAGGAACTCGCCGAGGCAGTCGACGAGGAGACCGCCGCGGTCTTCCTCGAACCAATTCAGGGCGAGGGCGGCATCCACCCCGCCGATGAGGCGTACCTGCGTCGGGCCCGCGAGGAAACCGAGGCGGCCGGCGCGGCGCTGGTCTTCGACGAGATCCAGACCGGCGTCGGTCGGACGGGGGCGCTCTGGGCCTGTGAGCGGACGGGCGTCTCGCCGGACATCCTCACGACGGCGAAGGGGATCGCCAGCGGCCTGCCACTGGGCGCGACGGTCTGTGCGGACTGGATCGCGGACGCCGACCCCGAACACGGGTCGACGTTCAGCGGCGGGCCGGTGGTCTGTGCGGCCGCCAACGCCACGCTCGACACCATCGTCGAGGAGGATCTCCCGACCCACGCCGCGGACGTTGGGGACTACCTGATGGAGTCCATCGAGGACGCCGACCTCCCGATCCGAGAGGTCAGGGGGCAGGGACTGATGATCGGCGTCGAGGTGAAGCGGGGATCGAACCGTCTGCTCCGCGATCTGGCCCTCGAGGAGAGCATCCTCGCGCTGCCGGCCGGGCGGACGGTCCTTCGCCTGTTGCCGCCGCTGATCGTCGAGGAACACCACGCCGACCGGGTCGTCGACTCCCTGGAGGCGGTGCTCGGATGACGGTGAGCGAGTCGACGGCGGCGGAGTTGACCGACGCCCAGCGACTGCTGGTCGACCTCGTCTCCACTCCCTCCCCCTCCGGCGAGGAAGGGGACGCCGCGGCGCGGCTGGTGGAGTTCTTCGAGGCCCACGACCGCGAGGTGTGGGTCGACGAGGTGGGCAACGTCCACGCGCCGGCGGACGACACCGTCCTCCTGACCTCGCATCTCGACACGGTTCCGGGTGACGTCCCGGTGGAGATCCGGGACGATGGGGACGACCGGACGCTGTGGGGCCGCGGGAGCGTCGACGCCACCGGGTCGCTGGCGGCGATGGCCGTCGCCGCGGTGGCGACGGACGTGAGCTTCCTCGGCGTCGTCGGCGAGGAGGTCGACTCCCGGGGCGCACGGCACGTGATCGAGAGCGACCGTCCGGCGCCCGGCGCGGTCGTCAACGGCGAGCCGAGCGGGTGGACGGGCATCACCCTTGGCTACCGCGGCCTGCTGGCGGGGACGTACGTCGCCACCAGCGAGTCGGGACACACCTCCCGGCCGGAGAACAACGCGATCCAGGACGCGATGGACTGGTGGACGCGGGTCGAAGAGGAGTTCGACCCCGACGAGTACCTGCCCGTCTTCGAGCGGGTCACCTGCAAGCCCGTCGAGTTCGAGGGCGGCACCAGCGTCGACGGCCTCTCCGTCGAGGCGACGATGGAGGTCCAACTCCGCGTCCCGCCGAAGTACACCGTCGACGACGTGCGCGAGGTGGCCGACGGCCAACTCGACATCGGCACCGTCCACTGGTACGACCGAGTGCCACCGGTGATGGAGAGCCCGCGGACGCGCGTGGCGCGGGCGTTCCGGGCGGCCATCCGGGAGACCGGTGGCGACCCTCGCCTCCTGCGCAAGACCGGCACGGCCGATATGAACGTCTTCGCGTCGGCGTGGGACTGTCCCATGATCACCTACGGCCCCGGCGACTCGGACCTGGATCACGCGCCCGACGAACGCCTCTCGCTCTCGGAGTACGACCGCGCCGTCGACGTGTTGGTCGACGCCTGCGAGCGCCTCGTGGGGGTGGAGGGATGAGTGTCGAAACGACGGA
This window encodes:
- the argC gene encoding N-acetyl-gamma-glutamyl-phosphate reductase; this translates as MTHTASVVGASGFTGGELLRLLDGHPEFEVVQATSRSYERKTIGHQHPNLRGMDLRFTSPDDLDSVDVLFAATPHGVSMERIDAFRDAADTVVDLSADFRLATEGQYDEWYDGHDRPELLAEAEYALPEINRENLRGAELIASGGCNATATILGLKPLFDAGILAGDERVVVDVKVGSSEGGAGGGAASSHPERSGIVRPYAPTGHRHEAEIEQFLGLSVSFTVHAVDMTRGAAATCHVFPDDPVRKKDLWSAYRESYGDEPFMRTVAGGGGVYRYPEPKAVAGTNHAEVGFEIDPGNERVVVFSAIDNMMKGSAGQAVHAANIALGIEETAGLEFQGLHPVGAP
- a CDS encoding [LysW]-lysine hydrolase, whose product is MSESTAAELTDAQRLLVDLVSTPSPSGEEGDAAARLVEFFEAHDREVWVDEVGNVHAPADDTVLLTSHLDTVPGDVPVEIRDDGDDRTLWGRGSVDATGSLAAMAVAAVATDVSFLGVVGEEVDSRGARHVIESDRPAPGAVVNGEPSGWTGITLGYRGLLAGTYVATSESGHTSRPENNAIQDAMDWWTRVEEEFDPDEYLPVFERVTCKPVEFEGGTSVDGLSVEATMEVQLRVPPKYTVDDVREVADGQLDIGTVHWYDRVPPVMESPRTRVARAFRAAIRETGGDPRLLRKTGTADMNVFASAWDCPMITYGPGDSDLDHAPDERLSLSEYDRAVDVLVDACERLVGVEG
- a CDS encoding acetylglutamate/acetylaminoadipate kinase, whose amino-acid sequence is MTVVVKIGGAKAVDPADAVTDVADLVADGEPVVVVHGGSTAVDDLLDRLDIDPTYVETPDGVVGRFTDEATMEAFTMAMSKVNTDLVATLRAAGVDAVGLSGVDGGLVTGARKSAVRVIEDGKKKIKRGDHSGRIESVNAELLETLLADGYTPVTGPPMLADDGVPVNTDADRAAAAVAGALGATLVVLTDVAGVYAEPDDPSTLIDAVTTPAEYDALTDAAEGFMTKKVMAATEALETGASEVIVADANAEAPVTGALGGGGTHVYASALEREDT
- a CDS encoding aspartate aminotransferase family protein, with translation MSGFVFSEKPIGIERGEGATLYADDGTEYLDFGASYAVASVGHCHPRVVDAIKSQVEDLLYVQASYPVEARTELYEKLATVSPPGLENVWLCNSGTEANEAAMKFARNATGRSKIVATRRGFHGRTLGALAMTWKDKYKKPFEPLAGGIEFVSYGDGEELAEAVDEETAAVFLEPIQGEGGIHPADEAYLRRAREETEAAGAALVFDEIQTGVGRTGALWACERTGVSPDILTTAKGIASGLPLGATVCADWIADADPEHGSTFSGGPVVCAAANATLDTIVEEDLPTHAADVGDYLMESIEDADLPIREVRGQGLMIGVEVKRGSNRLLRDLALEESILALPAGRTVLRLLPPLIVEEHHADRVVDSLEAVLG
- the lysX gene encoding lysine biosynthesis protein LysX, with translation MHVGLLYSRIRRDEKLLLSELRDRDHEVTKIDVRKERFNIGEAPAAFDDIDLAIDRCLATSRSKYVTRFLDAYGVPVINAADTAELCADKVKNSLVLEDAGVPTPNTDVAFTTDSALESIEDFGYPCVLKPVIGSWGRLMAKVDSRSAAEAILEHKATLGHYEHKVFYIQEFVEKPGRDIRVVATDGEPVAAMTRSSDHWLTNAAKGGEVDEFEVDDEVAALVERASDAVGGGLLGVDLMETGDSYTVHEVNHTVEFKALDSCVDFDVPARIVNWLETKAETEEATA
- a CDS encoding argininosuccinate synthase, coding for MTRVALAFSGGLDTTVCVPLLEEEWGYDEVVGVTVDVGQPEAEFAEAEETAEALDLEHYVVDAKAEFAAQCLDSVRANATYQGYPLGTALARPVIAEAILDVAKEQDCDAVAHGCTGKGNDQLRFEAVWRASDLDVIAPVRELGLTREWEIEYADEKNLPVEGGNEGVWSIDTNLWSRSIEGGDLEQPGHVPGEEIYDWTRSPAGDSEEIELTFENGYPVAVDGEEMAPIALIEHLNEVAGEYGVGRTDMMEDRMLGLKVRENYEHPAATTLLNAHETLESLVLTKEERDFKTLVDDEWSQKGYEGLVDAPLMDALEGFIDATQHRVTGTVTIRFEGGQARPVGRDSEYAVYDEAFASFNTEDVGDITQADATGVAKYHGFQERLAAKVLAKAKGDGTEAVTDGAAWSEE